One Corythoichthys intestinalis isolate RoL2023-P3 chromosome 9, ASM3026506v1, whole genome shotgun sequence DNA window includes the following coding sequences:
- the gnat1 gene encoding guanine nucleotide-binding protein G(t) subunit alpha-1, whose translation MGAGASAEEKRSRELEKKLKEDADKDARTVKLLLLGAGESGKSTIVKQMKIIHQDGYSLEECLEFISIIYSNTLQSIMAIVKAMSTFGINYGHPDQQDDARKLMHLADTIEEGTMPKELSDIILRLWKDSGIQASFDRASEYQLNDSAGYYLNDLERLIQPGYVPTEQDVLRSRVKTTGIIETQFSFKDLNFRMFDVGGQRSERKKWIHCFEGVTCIIFIAALSAYDMVLVEDDEVNRMHESLHLFNSICNHRYFATTSIVLFLNKKDVFLEKIKKAHLSMCFPDYDGPNTYEDAGNYIKVQFLDLNMRRDVKEIYSHMTCATDTENVKFVFDAVTDIIIKENLKDCGLF comes from the exons ATGGGGGCGGGAGCGAGTGCCGAAGAGAAGCGCTCCAGGGAGCTGGAGAAAAAGCTGAAGGAGGATGCAGACAAAGATGCCAGGACCGTCAAGCTGCTGCTATTAG GTGCTGGTGAATCAGGAAAAAGCACAATTGTCAAACAGATGAA AATTATTCATCAAGATGGCTACTCACTTGAAGAGTGTCTAGAGTTCATCAGTATCATTTACAGCAACACTCTGCAGTCTATCATGGCCATCGTGAAAGCCATGAGTACGTTTGGCATCAACTATGGCCACCCCGATCAGCAG GATGACGCCAGGAAATTGATGCATCTGGCAGATACTATTGAGGAGGGAACCATGCCCAAGGAGCTGTCCGATATTATCCTGCGCCTGTGGAAGGACTCGGGCATCCAGGCGAGTTTTGACCGGGCATCTGAGTACCAGCTGAATGACTCAGCTGGATA CTATTTGAACGACTTGGAGCGTCTGATCCAACCAGGGTATGTGCCCACTGAGCAAGATGTGTTGCGATCCAGGGTGAAAACCACCGGTATCATCGAAACCCAGTTTTCCTTCAAGGATCTTAATTTCAG AATGTTCGATGTGGGCGGTCAGAGATCAGAGAGAAAGAAGTGGATCCACTGTTTCGAAGGGGTCACCTGCATCATCTTTATCGCCGCTTTGAGCGCCTACGACATGGTGCTGGTGGAGGATGACGAAGTG AATCGAATGCACGAAAGCCTGCACTTGTTCAACAGCATCTGCAACCATCGCTACTTCGCCACCACCTCTATTGTCCTTTTCTTGAACAAGAAAGACGTGTTCCTGGAGAAGATCAAGAAGGCTCACCTCAGCATGTGCTTCCCCGACTACGATG GTCCTAACACCTATGAGGATGCCGGTAACTACATCAAAGTACAGTTCCTGGATTTGAACATGCGCAGAGACGTCAAGGAAATCTACTCGCACATGACCTGCGCCACAGACACAGAGAACGTCAAGTTTGTGTTCGACGCGGTCACAGACATCATCATCAAAGAAAACCTGAAGGATTGTGGCCTCTTCTGA